The Dethiosulfovibrio peptidovorans DSM 11002 nucleotide sequence GGCAAGGGCAGCGGCTTGTCGAAGATATAGGTTTTCTTCTTTTTTCCAGCCAGATCACGGACCTGCTCCTCAATTTTCTCGATTAGTTCTGAAAATTCCTTAACCCCGGCCTTGGGAAGCATCTCGTTCTTCAGCTCGTAGATCTTTCCGGTTGGCTGTTTTTTGGGCTTCATCTTCAGCTTTTCAGCGAAAGATCGAGAGACCACCAGACCGTCCTCGTAGGTAAGTCCCTTCCAGGGCATAACAGCCACCAGGGCATTGACTCCAAGATAGGGCTTAAACCGCCCCGCCTCGTCCAGATGCCCCTCAAGGGCCTCTATTTTTTTACCTCTGGCTCCCTCTATGTACCCAGGGACCAAAGAGGGCTCGCCACCCTCTATATTCTGTTCCGCCTGTTTGAGGTTTTTGCCTCCCATCATGAGCCTAGGCCCGTCGCTGTGATGGGGATAAGGAACCATACCGACGGCCACGGAGAAAAGGCTTTGTTCCTCGCCATCTTCAGCCAGCTCGACCCCCTTGCCGCCGTCACCCTGATGGGCCGTGGCGGTCATGAAAAGCTGAAGACCTATCTTCTCCGACTCGGGAGTGTGGAATGGGCACAGTCGATTTTTATGGCTTTTGTGGGGAAGCCTGACCCTGCCGTTGGTCTTGACCTTGGAGGCCATGGTGACCTGTCTCTCCAGCTCCAGGCAGCGAAGGGAGTTGCTGTCGTCCAGAGGCAAGGCCTTCACCAGTCCCGACCGGACCGATCGGGAGGTCCAGAAGCTGTTTAGGTTGGACTCCAGCTTACACAGGATAACGAGCATATCCTTCTTCAGTTTATCTTCAGGTACCTTCTTCTTCGATTCCGACAGCTTTTTGAGAGCTCTTTCGGCACGTTTTATCGAGTACTCCAGGTTAGACCACCAGGGGGAGTAGATCTCAAGTTTTTCCAGGTCGGGGACATCCTTGTTCGTTAAAGACGTCAGATACGTATCGTTCCGCGTTTCTTCGTCAAAGTTCTCTCCCTTTTTTTTCTTTACTTGAGTCCTCTTGCGACCTACCATAGCCAGGCTCCACTGGGATCTATCGTCGTCCAACGCAGCGACCTTAGATCCGATCGGCAGTATCATCGTTACCGTACGTTCGATATCTATGCCGTGAGCCGAAGCTTTTATCGATATGGGAGCCATGACGGCACCGCCGTTCAGCTCCTCTAAAACCTGAAAGTCGTTAACCTCTAAAAAGGGAGACAAAACGTCGGAGCGGCACCTCTCCACGACGGTCTTCAGCCTTTCGACTATCTTATCTATTTTAATTTTATCTTTATCGGGATCGACCTTCATCCATCGTTCCTCCTCTTAGGGAATCCGTCTTTAGCCAGTTTTTTGTTTTTCCATCGGGGATCCCATGTAATTTCTTCTACAAGATCTAGCCACCCAGGCAAAGGAGGAACCGGGGAAGATTCGTTCGGCAACTCCACCTCCGCCACGGCCAATCCTGGGAGGTCGGGATAGATATCCACCTCCCATGAACCGGCCAGATAGCGGGTCTTTTCGATCCTCCAAGGGGCGAAGCATCCTACAAGACGAAAAAGCCAAGAGGGAATAGGGCTCTCCCACTCCCCTCTGACCATCCCGCCTCCGGTCTTGACAGTGAAGAAGCAACTTTCCACGACAGACCTGAGTCTGACCTCCAGGGATTTAGACGCCAGAAGATACCTTTGATCTATCCTGCGACGATCGCCCCTCGGGGTTCCGACGACCTTACAGAGATATTTCCTCTCGATCTCGGTTCCCATCTCGGCTAGCTTTCATTCTCCAAGACATCAGGATCGGTATCGACGGTGATGCCACCTAAATAGTCACGAGGACTCTTAATCCCATCAATCGTGCCCCTCGCTCTATGGACCTCCTCGACGATATCCTTAGCGATGGATCTAAGCTCTTCTTTAGAGTGACCATTTTTCCCCGATAGAAGGGATATCTTTACTCCACCGTCGTTGCCGGCCCCATCTTTTTTAGCAGGCACGGGAAGGACCACCTCCACCGAACGGTGTTTGTAGAAGTGCAGAAACTGCTCCCACTTGAAGGCTATTCTGTTTGCCAATGACAGGGCCTGAATCACCTTGACGTTGTCCGGTTCGAAAAGGCTGTTAAAGCTCTTCTCTCCCTTGACGCTCCTCAGGATCTTGAATATTGACGGATAGAGGGAGGAACCGATTCTCTTTATCTTATTCGTATCGATATCGTCCATAGTGCCGTCTTTAGCAGCTTCGGGAGTAAGCTTTCCAGCCTCCGAGCAGATCTCCTCCAGGCATCTACGTATAGACATAGGGGTTCCGTCCGCGTCCACGACGTACTCTTTCAACACGTCTTCGAACATGGGTAACTGAGCCTCCAGCGTCTTGGCCTCGTAGGCCGTCCTCTGAAGACGCTGGATCAGATGATCGTCGCCGACCACCCTATCGGACTGGACGTCGCAACCGTCTATCACCCTGAGAAGTGCCGTGACGGTGAGAGTCATGTCGGGGGTCATCGTTTCGCCTGTCTCGTTGAAAAAGGGTCCATAGTTTTTCTCGAGTTTTTTGTCCAGAGGGAGAAGGGTTTTCTCAAAACGATCCTCTCCCATGAGGAACTTTCCTACCTGCCAGACCGCTTTTTTCTCCTTGAACTCCACATTTTCGTTCAATCGGACGTAGTTTCTGTGACCGGCGCAGACCTCGGGAAGAAGCTTTCTTAAGATCTTTATTTGGGACTCCAGTTTTTTCCAATCTAAGTTATCGCTGTCACCAAGCACGGAATAAGCCTTGGGAAAAAGCAGCCCTCTGGTCGAAGCTTCGCTTTCGTCGATATTTTCCGTCCTGTAGCGAATCATCTCGGCAGAAAGCAGGTGATGGACCTCCCGAACGGCAGAGGGGAACAAGGACAGAGGGAATGCCCCGGCGTCCTTGGCCTTATCGGGGTCGATGGGATAGACCAGCGCAGTGTGGCCGATGTCGTGAAGGTATATAGCAGAGATAAGAAGAGCCAGAGGAATGGCTTTATCCATATAAATGTGGGATACGCCATCGGTACCCTGGTCCAGAGCGCGAAGGAAGTTTCCTGCTATCTCCATGAGACGCTTGGAATGCCGCCTGGAGTGCTCCACCGTCTCGGGAATCTGATCCCCCATCCAGAGCTCGGACCAACTGGTCTGGATAAGCCTCTCCAGATAGGTTCCCAGATCCGAGTCTATTGCTTTCAGACGGGTTAAAAGTTCCTTGCCCGATCCAGTGACCTGATTGCGCCCCTTTTCGTACTGTTCTATGAGGCTATCGACCAGGGAAGAGGGCTGCCCGTCAACGAAAAGCCCGCTCACCCATCGAGGAAGGGTTTTGTTATCGAGGATCCCCTTCCTGTTTTCTGGATTTTCAAGATCCCTTAGTCCCTTCAAGAGGGATATCTCCTCGTCCATGGCCCCTATGGCACAGGAGATGGGAAGGGGCATAAGATCTAACGTTTTGGCCCCGTTTTCTTCAAAAACATAAATAGAAGGGAATCCGTTTATCAGGCCATAAAGATTGACATAAGAAGAAATAGCTTTATAGCCACCCGTTCCATTACAAATAAGCTGAACATGATCAGTGATATTCTTATTTTTGATATTATCAAATTCCGAAAAAAGGCTATCTACTGCCCTTGCAAGGCTATCAGCGTCCTTAACCACTATATCCAAAGCCTCAACAAACCCATCAAATACAAAATGCTTCCACGGACCATGCTCAGAGATAAATTTAACAATATAGCTAGATAAATAAGCATTAAAAATACTATACTCATCTCTAGAAGGGAAAAAATGCATTTCCAAGGAAATTTCTTCCTCATTACCGTAGTAAGAAAAAAGCCATCCCAAGGTACTTTGAATTTCGGCACTAGGGAAGCTATTGCCTAGCAAACTCTCTAGATTAAAATCTTTAAAAAAGATAGCACTAGCAGTAGACTTAGACCCTCTTGTTTTATCTGGAAGATAAGATTGGTCAGAAAACAAAGAGACAACCTCTTCAAGGGTTTCCTTTGAAAAATCAAGACGTTCCAACTTATCTTGAGTCCTTTTTATTTTTTTAACTCTCTCTTTTCGAATTTCCTTATCATAACGCTCGACTTTCAAGTCTTTTTTAAGGCTTCCATTTACAGAAGTCCCCACCGTACAGAGCATCACTATTTTACGAACTTTATCCGAGCTCATCTCTACCGGCCCCTTCCTTATAAAACTCTAACCCCGATGATAGCACATGAAAAGAAGGCGAGGACCGTCTCCATCGGACAGTCCTCGCCTTCTTTAACTCCTGCTACCTCCCCTGCCATACCGGGGTTCGCTTTCCCAGAAAGGCCTCAAGCCCCTCCCTGGCGTCCTCCGTCGCGGCCAGTGCGGCGAACTTTTCTCCGGCGGCCTCTATGGCCCGCTCCAACGGCAGGCTTTCCATCTGCTGCAATCCCCTCTTGCCGGTTTTCAGGGCAAGAGGGCTCTTTTTAGCCAGCTTCCTGGCGAAATCCATGGTGGCCTCCTCCAGCTTTTCCTGGGGAACCACCCGATAGGCTATGCCCAGCTTCAGGGCCTCCTCGGCGGGGATGAAGTCCCCGGTGAGAACGTACTGAAGAGCCCGTTTAGGGCCTATCCAGCGGGAAAGCTGATACCCCGGCTCCAGGCAGATCAGCCCCACGTTTATTGCGGTGGTTCCGAAAACGGCGTTCTCCGCCGCCACAATGAAGTCGCAGGCCAGGGCCAGCCCGGCTCCGTTGGCCAGAGTATAACCCTGAACCGAGGCGACAACCGGCTTGGACATGGAGAAAAGAACGTTGTTGTGTCGATCCATCAGCCGCAGGAAATCCCTAATCTCGTGGCGTTCTTTGGACAAAAACTCTTTCAGGTCTATCCCTGTGGAAAAGTTCTTTCCCTCCCCGTCCAGCACGACGACCACCACCGACGGATCGGACTCCATGGCCTCCAGCGAATCGCAGAGCCCCTCTGCCAGCTCGGTGGAGAAGGTGTTCATCGACTCCGGCCTGTTCAACGTGATTCGCCCCACTCCATCCTCGACCTTCGTTATAACCGCTTTCGACTCCGTCATTTTATTATTCCTCCTCGAAACAAAAACCCACTATATCAGCCGTTTCCACGAATTTCCTTCTCAACTATACACGGCCTCTTTTAGCTGTCAAAGGGGCTTTGTCAGGCAAAAAAACAGCTTTCTCCGGCCTCCGAAGCCGTTTTTTTACAAAAAAAACGGCTTTTTCCATCTGCCAAAACACACCAAAAATGCCGAACATTCAGTCCGCTGAAGTTCATAGCTCACCATCGAAGGGGCTTCACACAGATGAAACAGTGCAGGGTTGTTTTTTTTGACCTTTTTTGTTCAGGCTTCGAGTCGCAGCTTTCTATATAAATTCAATAAAGTTGCATTTTAACGTTCAAGTATACTGCATAAAAGACGAAAACATTTTGATTTTCAAGTTTAGTTCCCGTATAGTGGCAATAGCGCAGGTGCCGTACAACTTGTATGGAACTGGAATACATACACGAAAGTGCCATTTCGAGAGGAGGCACCGCATTGAGGACCCGAAAAAAGGATCTGGCCTACAAGGCGATCAAACAGATGATCATGGATAAAGAGCTTACGGAGGAACATTACGTATCGGAGAACAATCTGGCAAAAAAGCTCGATATGAGCAGAACTCCTGTAAGAGAGGCGCTACTCCGGCTGCAATCGGAGGGTTTCATAAACATCATCCCCAACAAGGGTGCCGTTGTCAGCAACGTCTCGGTGGTCATCGCCAAGGAGTTCTACGACATGAGGATGGCCATAGAGGAGTTCGTGGTCCGTAACATAGCGGACAGGCTAACTCCGCAACACATGGAACACATGGATCGCTTGTTGAGGGAACAGGAAAAAGCCTGCGAAAAGGGCGATCTGGACGGATACCTTAGGGCCGACAGCGAGTTTCACGATTATTTCCTGCTCATATACGACAACCAGACCATATGGGACGCCATATTGCAGGTGAGACAGAGGTTTCACGCCGTTGGAGTGAACGTCCTGTCGACCCAGAAGGATATCTGGACGTCTCTGGCGTATCACAAAGAGATAGTGGACGCACTGAAACAGGGGGATGTGGAGAGGGCGGTACAGGTAACCCACGACCACCTGAAGTTCGGCAAAACCAACCTTATACGTTGACCCGTATCGAAGACTGCAGCTTCGTTGGGAATAGATAGCTAAAAACGCGAGTGCGAAGGTGAAAGGAACAACACAAAGAGGAGGGTGCGGCATATGTGTGCGAAAGCGATCCTTAAAGAGCCGACGATCCCGGTCAAGGACTACGATCGGGATCTGCTGATAGAGCTCTACCGCAAGATGGTCTCGATCCGTCTCTTCGAGCAGAAGGTGGAACATCATTTCCTGGCCGGGGATATTCCCGGTTTCGTCCATCTGTACATCGGAGAGGAAGGCATCGGCACCGGGGTGATGGCAAATCTTACCAAGGAAGACTATATCGAGAGTACCCACAGAGGACACGGTCACACCATAGCCAAGGGCGCCGATCTGAATCGGATGATGGCGGAGATTTTCGGCAAGAAAACCGGCTATTGCAAGGGCAAGGGTGGTTCGATGCATATAGCGGATTTCAGCGTCGGCATGCTTGGCGCCAACGGCATCGTCGGTGGAGGATATACCCTGGCTGTTGGAGCGGCTCTGGCGTCCAAGCTTCGTGAGGACGGCAGAATTTCCGTGGTGTTCTTCGGAGACGGAGCTTCCAACAGAGGCACGTTCCATGAGGCGCTGAACATGGCGGCTGCCTGGAAGCTGCCGGTCCTTTTCGTGTGCGAGAACAACGAGTGGGCCTCCACTACTCCCTATCTCACCACGACCTCGGTGGCGGACATAGCCGATCGGGCCCAGGGCTACGGTATTCCCGGCTATATGGTGGACGGCAACGACGTACTTTCCGTCTACGAGACCTCCAAGGAAGTGGTGGACTACATCCGTTCCGGCAACGGACCGGTTCTTCTCGAGTGCAAGACCTACAGGATAAAGGGACACTTCGTCGGCGACCCAGAGAAGTACCGCACCAAGGAAGAGGTCCAGGAGGTCTTCGACAACAACAACCCGATAAACCGTTTCGAGGAGAAGGTTCTCGAGGCGGGCGTTCTTTCCCGAGAGGACTTGGACGCAGTCTACGTCGAGGTAGAGACGGCCATAGAAGAGGCCGTGCGCTATGCGTTGGAGAGCCCCGAGCCTGACCCCTCGGAGCTGTTCGACGATCTTTACGTGTAGAGGCTGGAGGGATCTATTATGGCTGAGACAAAGAAGATCACATTCTCCCAGGCCACCCTTGAGGCCATGCAGGAGGAGATGGAGAGAGACGACACCGTCTTCGTAATGGGCGAGGACATCGCCAGACAGGGCGGCATTTTCGGACAGTTCAAGGGACTTCCCGACTCTTTCGGTTCCGATAGAGTCCGAGACACCCCGATAACCGAGACCGCCATAGTCGGAGCGGCGGTGGGAGCCGCTCTGGCCGGGATGCGCCCCATAGCGGATATGCACTTCGCCGACTTCATGCTGGTCTGCGGAGACGAGATATATAACCAGATGGCCAAGGTCCACTATATGTTCGGCGGCCAGAAGACCGTTCCCATGGTGCTTCGAGCCCCGGACGGACTGATAAATCAGGCGGCGGCCCAGCACTCCCAGAGCCTGGAGGCCATATTCCAGCACATACCGGGCCTCAAGGTAGTGGCTCCGTCCAACCCGGCGGACGCCAAAGGGCTACTCAAGTCGGCCATAAGGGACGATAACCCGGTCATATATTTCGAGCACAAGGCCCTGTTCAACACCAAGGGAGATGTTCCCGTAGAGGAGTATTTCACCCCCATCGGCAAGGCCGACATAGTAACGGAGGGGTCGGATCTGACCGTAGTCTCCTACTCAAATTGCCTCCAGACGGTGGCTAAGCCCGTAGCGGAGATGGCAGAAAAGGAGGGGATATCGGTTGAGCTGATAGACCTTCGTACCATCTCTCCCATAGACAAGGACGCCATTCTGGAGTCTGTGGCCAAGACCAGCCGTCTCGCGATAATACACGAAGCTGTGAAGCAGGGCGGCGTCGGCGGAGAGATCGCCGCAATAGTGGCAGAGGAAGGCCTGGACTACCTGGACGCCCCGATAATGCGTTTCGGATCTCCCTTCACTCCAGTTCCCTTCGCTAGACCTCTGGAGCAGGCCTACCGTCTAAAGCCGGAGGCCATTCTAGAGGGCATCAAGAGGATGTTCTAGCCCATGGGGACCTTCGAGGCGGCGACGCCAAGAGGAGCCAGACGGATAGCGGTCCGTATAACCCCGGGCAGCGATCTGTTCCAGGGGATAAGGGATGTCTGCCGCCATTTCGGCATAACCTGCGCCTCCGTCGAGAGCGCTCTGGGAAGCCTGGCATCCGCCACGGTGGTGTGTATATCCGACGACTCCGAATCCCCCTCGGGGGCCTCCTACAAAGAGCCAACCCATATCGAGGCTCCTATGGAACTGGTAGCCCTCTGTGGAACGGTAGGAGCCATGGATGGAGAGACCTCCATACATCTTCACGGAACGGTGGCGCTGGACGAGAAAACGCCCTATTGCGGACACCTGGTAGACGACGGGAAGAACACCGTTCTGGCTACAGTGGAGATGCAGATAGTGGAGCTTATAGGGATGAACTGGGTCCGTCGTCACGACCCGGAGACAGGTTTCACTCTTTTCAAACCGGAAGACAGCCGTTATCCGGATATCGGAGAGCCCGGGAGGTGATCGTTCAGGAATAAAACGCGGTCGATGTGTTTCGATAGGCTTCGTTTATATCAAGGAGGGAAAGACATGAGGAAAGTGGTTTCTGCGGTTCTGCTGACAACTCTGGTCCTTTGTTTCGCAGCTCCCGGTTTCGCGGCGTACAAGAACGAGTACAAGATGAGCGTCGTTCCCGGCGCCATAACCCCCTGGGGGATGGGAGCGGGATACTTCGCCGATCTGGTCAAGGAACGCACCGACGGACGGGTGAACATAAAGGTCTACTACTCGGGACAGCTTTTCGCCGGTAAGCAGACCTCCGAGTTCCTGCTTCTTCGCAACGGCGCCATAGACTTCTCCCTGGCATCGACCATCAACTGGTCTCCCCAGGTCAACGAGCTTAACCTTCCAGCTCTGCCCTTCTTCATCTCCGCCAACGGAGATGATCGTTACGCCGCCATGGACGCCATAGAGGAAGGCAAGTCGGGAAAGATGATGGTCGACGCGGTGGAGAAAAAAGGCGTCAAGTTCCTCGCCTGGGGTGAGAACGGATTCCGCGAGATGACCAACAGCGTCAGAGAAGTAGCCTCCCCTGACGACATGAAGGATCTCAAGCTTCGGGTCGTGGGCAGCCCCATATACATCGACACCTTCAAGGCATTGGGAGCCAACCCGATCAACATGAACTGGTCCGAGGCCACCACCGCCTTCCAGCAGGGAGTCGTGGACGGCCAGGAGAACCCTCTTACCGGAATCTGCATTCCCGTCAAGATCTGGAACTACCATAAGTTCCTCACCAACTGGCACTATGTCATCGACCCCCTCCTCCTGTGCACCAACCCGAAGACCTGGAAGGGCTTCTCCGAGGAGGATCAGAAGATAATAGCCCAGGCCGCAGTTGATGCCATGAAGTACCAGAAGGCCATAGCCAGAGCCGGTCTCGACGACGGCGAATCCATCGCATATCTCGAGAGCATCAATATCACTCCCGAATATCCCAATCCCTACGCGACCTGCGAAGAGAATGGAATGACCGTCACCAACCTGACTCCGGAGAACCTAAAGGCCTTCCGGGACGCCACCGCTCAGGTACGTTCCGACTGGACGAAGAAGATCGGTGCCGAGCTTGTCGCGGCAGCCGAGGAGGACATGGCATCCATCAATAAGTAAAGAACCACGCAACTAAAGAAACCGGAGGGGGAGGACGGCTCTCCCCTTCCCCTCCTTCACAGACCGAAAGGGGTGGCGGCTAGTGATAGCTAAATTTTTCGATCACTTCGAGGAGATACTTGGATCGATTCTGGTCGCCGTAATGGTGACCATCTCCTTCGTAAACGTGATAACCAGATATTTCATAAGGATGTCTCTTTCCTGGTCCGAGGAGATAACGGTAAACCTTTTCGTATGGGTGGTCATGCTCGGAACGGCCATAGCCTTCAAGAAAGGCTCCCATCTGGGAATGGAGTTCATATACGAGAGGTTTCCCGACCGTATCAAGAAGGTTTTGTTCCTTCTCTCGGCAATTTTATCGATAGCTTTCTTCGTCGTTCTCGGATGGCTCGGAGCCATAGAGGTCAAAGACGAGATAGATCTCTGCGTAATAACCGAGTCCCTGGCGATACCGGTTTGGTACTACACCATAGCTATACCGGTCTTCTCCGTCCTGGTGATCTTCAGGATACTACAGAACGTGGTTACGTCCCTCAGGGACCACTCTTACTAAGGGGGCAAGACAATGGATTTTTCCGATCCCGCAATATGGACTCTCATTCTATTCGTCGTCCCCCTGCTGGTAAAGGTTCCCATAGCCATGGCCTTGGGAGGAGCGGCGGTGGCGGTGGTCCACTTCTGGGACATGGGGCTTCCCATGATCTCCTACAACTTTTTCGCCGGAATAGCCAAGTTTCCCTTGCTTGCCATACCTTTCTTCATCATGGCGGGGGTAATAATGGAAAAGGCCGGCATAGCCGAACGGATCATCGACCTCATGAAGAAAATGGTCGGCAACATGACCGGCGGCCTTGCCATAGCGACGGTGGCGGTGGCCACATTCTGGGGTGCGGTCAGCGGTTCCGGCCCGGCGACGGTCGCGGCTTTGGGTCTGATACTGATACCGGGAATGGCCGTGGCCGGATACGATAAGCCTTTCGCCGCTGCCACGGTTTCGGTAGCATCGGGACTAGCCATAGTGATACCTCCGAGCATCGCCTTCATAGTCTACGGCGGGGTGGCAAACGTCTCTATACCAGCCCTCTTCGCCGCCGGATTCATACCGGGAGCCATAGTTGCCTTCTTCATGATGGGAGCGGTCTACCTGGTCTCCAAAAAGAAAGGCTACGGCGGAGGTGAACCTGCCAAACCAGGCGAGACCTTCACGGCCTTCAAGAGATCCTTCTGGGGCATACTGGCCCCTGTGATAATCCTTGGAGGAATCTACGGAGGGATATTCACCCCTACAGAGGCGGCGGCGGTAGCCGTGTTCTACGGTCTTTTCGTCGGGGTGTTCGTCTACAGAAAGATAAACTCCCTCAAGGTGCTCTATGAGATTCTGTCCTCCACCGTCGTGGCCACCTCGGTCGTCATGATAGTGGTTACCTGCGCCGGACTGTTTTCCTGGGTCGGAGCGACGGTGGGCCTGATCGAGAAGGCCGCCGGAGTTCTCCTCGGCATATCCCAGTCTCAGTGGGTAATACTGTTCATGATCAACATAATCCTTCTATTGGCCGGGATGGTGCTGGACGCGATATCCATATACTACGTGTTTTTGCCCATACTTCTGCCCATCATGGCCCACTTCGGCTGGGATCCCATCTGGTTCGGAGTCATGATGACCATCAACCTGGCGGTAGGACAGGTTACCCCTCCCGTGGCGGTCAACCTCTACGTGGGGGCCAACATAAGCGGATTGACCATAGAGGACATAAGCCGTCCGGCCATTCCTCTCATACTGGGCGCCCTGCTCGCACTTATCGTCGTTATCCTCTTCCCCCAGCTTTCGACCTGGATGCCGAACATGCTGGGACTTAACTAGGAGGTGTCTCGTTTGTCGACCACTCTTACAATGCCGAAACTCGGCCTTACCATGACCGAGGGAACAGTATCCAAATGGATGAAGAAAGAGGGCGACCCCGTAAAGTCCGGGGAAGTCCTGTACGTAGTTTCCACCGATAAGATAACCTACGAGGTCCAAGCCGAAAGAGACGGAGTGTTGCTCAAGGTCTACGTGGACGAAGACGGCTCCGTACCGGTAGGAGCGGATGTAGCCGTGATAGGAGACGAGGGCGAGTCTGTATCCGACGCCGCCCCCGCCTTGAGCGAACCGATAGCCTCGAAAACCGAGACGGAGACGGCAGCTGCCGTGCCGTCGAAGATCGCAAAGCCACTGGCGAAGGGGAAGGTAAGGGCGACCCCTAAGGCCAGAAAGACCGCAAAGGAAAAGGGAATAGACCTAACCACGGTGGTCGGAACCGGCCCGGACGGAAGGATAAAGAACAAAGACGTATTGGAGGCAGTCAAGAAAGGCCCCAAGGCCTCACCGGTAGCTGCTAAGATGGCAGCCGAGATGGGAGTGGATCTCTCCACAGTGAACGCCGATGGCCGGATAATGAAGGCCGACGTGATGGCCGCCACAGGAGCGGTCGTTCTCCAGGAGGCTTCGGACTCGGTCGTTCCCATGTCCACCATGAGAAAGATCATAGCCCAGAGGATGCTGGAGAGCACTCTTACGGTACCCACCGTCACCTACGACATGGAAATAGACTGCTCCGCCATGATGGAGCTGAGAGGCAAGGTAAAGGCAGCGGCTGCCGAATCTGGAGCCAAGGTTTCCTATAACGACATCATCATGATGGCCTGCGCCAGGGTCCTTCAGGAACAACCCATGTGCAACTGCTCCACCGACATGGAGAACATGAGCTACATAATGCACTCGTCGGTCAATATCGGCCTGGCGGTGGCGGTAGATGGAGGACTTCTCGTACCAAACGTCAAGGACGTCCAGGACAAGGGACTTCTGGACATAGCAAAAGCCACCGACGACCTGGTGGCGAGGGCCAGAGACAACCGGCTCATGCCGGCGGACATGGAGGGCGGAACCTTCACCGTGACCAACCTGGGGATGTTCGGTGTGGACAGCTTCACCCCCATCGTGAACCCGCCCGAGTCCTGCATACTGGCGGTCAATTCAATGAAGGAGAAGCCGGTCGTGGTGGACGGAAAGATAGAGGTTCGGACGATGACCACCCTCTGTCTGACCGCCGATCATCGTTCGGTGGACGGAGCCGACGCGGCCAAATTCTTGGCCCGATTGAAGGAACTTCTGGAGTCTCCGTGGCTCCTGTTGCTCTAAAGGGAGAGATTTTATGGCAGTTACCATAACCATGCCCAAATTGGGGCTGACCATGACGGAGGGAACCGTCTCAAGCTGGTCTAAAAAGGCCGGTGATCCCGTATCCGAGGGCGACATCCTCTTCGTGGTCTCCACCGATAAACTCACCTACGAGGTAAAAGCCGAATGCGACGGGATCCTGGCCTCGGTGCTAGTAGCCGAGGGAGACGACGCTCCAGTGGCAGCTACCGTGGCGATAATAGCAGAGCCCGGGGAGGATCCCGCGTCCTTGGCCGAAAGTACCCCCGTCCCTACTCCATCGGAAACATCCAAGAAAGATGAACCTATCGAGGCGACCGCTCCGGCGGCATCCTCGACCCAAAAGGACGACGAAAACTGCAAAAAGGTCGTGGTGATAGGAGGGGGCCCGGGAGGTTACGTCTGCGCGATAAGGCTGGCTCAGCTGGGTGCTTCCGTAACAGTGGTGGAGAAAGAACGGATGGGGGGAACCTGTCTCAACTGGGGCTGCATCCCCACCAAGGTCCTGGTCCACACGGCCGAGCTGTATCACGAGACGATAAACGGCTCCGACCTCGGTCTGATCGTCAAGGACGCTTCTGTGGACTGGGCGGCCCTCATGACCCGAAAGACCGGAGTGGTGGACCAGCTGGTCGGCGGAGTGGAAGGTCTGATGGTCGCCA carries:
- a CDS encoding TRAP transporter large permease, whose protein sequence is MDFSDPAIWTLILFVVPLLVKVPIAMALGGAAVAVVHFWDMGLPMISYNFFAGIAKFPLLAIPFFIMAGVIMEKAGIAERIIDLMKKMVGNMTGGLAIATVAVATFWGAVSGSGPATVAALGLILIPGMAVAGYDKPFAAATVSVASGLAIVIPPSIAFIVYGGVANVSIPALFAAGFIPGAIVAFFMMGAVYLVSKKKGYGGGEPAKPGETFTAFKRSFWGILAPVIILGGIYGGIFTPTEAAAVAVFYGLFVGVFVYRKINSLKVLYEILSSTVVATSVVMIVVTCAGLFSWVGATVGLIEKAAGVLLGISQSQWVILFMINIILLLAGMVLDAISIYYVFLPILLPIMAHFGWDPIWFGVMMTINLAVGQVTPPVAVNLYVGANISGLTIEDISRPAIPLILGALLALIVVILFPQLSTWMPNMLGLN
- a CDS encoding dihydrolipoamide acetyltransferase family protein, whose amino-acid sequence is MSRLSTTLTMPKLGLTMTEGTVSKWMKKEGDPVKSGEVLYVVSTDKITYEVQAERDGVLLKVYVDEDGSVPVGADVAVIGDEGESVSDAAPALSEPIASKTETETAAAVPSKIAKPLAKGKVRATPKARKTAKEKGIDLTTVVGTGPDGRIKNKDVLEAVKKGPKASPVAAKMAAEMGVDLSTVNADGRIMKADVMAATGAVVLQEASDSVVPMSTMRKIIAQRMLESTLTVPTVTYDMEIDCSAMMELRGKVKAAAAESGAKVSYNDIIMMACARVLQEQPMCNCSTDMENMSYIMHSSVNIGLAVAVDGGLLVPNVKDVQDKGLLDIAKATDDLVARARDNRLMPADMEGGTFTVTNLGMFGVDSFTPIVNPPESCILAVNSMKEKPVVVDGKIEVRTMTTLCLTADHRSVDGADAAKFLARLKELLESPWLLLL